The Arachis hypogaea cultivar Tifrunner chromosome 19, arahy.Tifrunner.gnm2.J5K5, whole genome shotgun sequence genome has a window encoding:
- the LOC112776626 gene encoding uncharacterized protein yields the protein MTNRDLMLGQNHNLAIGHDQQLVMGHDHNMDLSQNHALELGSAHEHHMDLGQSHDHELGLENAHDQDHGLEMGQTHDQEGEHGHSYGHEHELSRDHKPEHDDRELPLPEHNHELVLSENNDLTVSENQEFDENTALTVIQNTEMGIESADHMDIEQSQLMISTPVIQARVVAVNPTYELSVGQEFPDVKSCRRALRDAAIALHFEMQTIKSDKTRFTAKCASEGCPWRIHAAKLPGVPTFTIRTIHENHTCGGIAHLGHQQASVQWVANSVEQRLKENPNCKPKEILEEIHRVHGITLSYKQAWRGKERIMAAMRGSFEEGYRLLPQYCEQLKRTNPGSIASVYGSPTENCFQRLFISFQACIYGFLNACRPLLGLDRTYLKSKYLGTLLLATGFDGDGALFPLAFGVIDEENDDNWMWFLSELHNLLEINTENMPRLTILSNRQKGIVDGVEANFPTAFHGFCMRHLSDSFRKEFNNTLLVNLLWEAANALTVIEFEAKVLEIEEISQDAAYWIRRIPPRLWATAYFEGQRFGHLTANIVESLNTWILEASGLPIIQMMECIRRQLMTWFNERRETSMQWTSILVPSAERRVADALEHARTYQVLRANEAEFEVISHEGTNIVDIRNRCCLCRGWQLYGLPCAHAVAALLSCRQNVHRFTESCFTVATYRKTYSQTIHPIPDKSLWKELSEGDPNTTNVLEVVINPPKSLRPPGRPRKKRVRAEDRGRVKRVVHCSRCNQTGHFRTTCAAPI from the coding sequence ATGACTAATCGAGATTTGATGCTTGGTCAAAATCATAACTTAGCAATTGGCCATGACCAGCAATTAGTGATGGGCCATGATCATAATATGGACCTGAGCCAGAATCATGCATTGGAACTGGGGTCTGCCCATGAGCATCACATGGATCTGGGGCAAAGTCATGATCATGAACTTGGTCTGGAAAATGCCCACGACCAAGACCATGGGTTGGAGATGGGACAGACCCATGATCAAGAAGGCGAGCATGGTCACAGTTATGGGCATGAGCATGAACTCTCCAGGGATCACAAACCTGAGCATGATGACCGGGAGTTACCCCTTCCTGAGCATAACCATGAATTGGTACTATCAGAGAACAATGATTTGACCGTTTCTGAGAACCAGGAATTTGATGAGAACACAGCCCTGACTGTGATTCAGAACACGGAAATGGGCATTGAATCTGCCGATCATATGGATATTGAACAGTCCCAGCTTATGATATCTACTCCTGTAATTCAGGCTCGTGTAGTTGCTGTAAATCCCACTTATGAACTCTCAGTCGGGCAAGAATTCCCTGATGTGAAGAGTTGTCGAAGGGCATTGAGGGATGCAGCAATTGCTTTGCACTTTGAGATGCAAACCATAAAATCCGACAAGACCCGCTTTACTGCTAAATGTGCAAGTGAAGGCTGTCCTTGGCGCATTCATGCGGCCAAGCTCCCAGGGGTTCCAACATTTACCATTAGGACCATTCATGAGAATCATACATGTGGAGGAATCGCTCATCTTGGCCATCAACAGGCCTCAGTTCAGTGGGTCGCTAACTCTGTGGAGCAAAGGCTGAAAGAAAACCCTAATTGCAAGCCAAAGGAAATATTGGAAGAGATCCATAGGGTTCATGGTATCACCTTATCTTACAAGCAGGCATGGAGAGGCAAGGAGCGTATCATGGCTGCAATGCGTGGTTCTTTCGAAGAAGGGTATAGATTGCTTCCGCAATACTGCGAACAATTGAAACGCACAAACCCCGGCAGTATTGCATCTGTTTATGGAAGTCCCACTGAGAATTGCTTCCAACGTCTCTTTATTTCCTTTCAAGCTTGTATATATGGCTTTTTAAATGCTTGTCGGCCACTCTTGGGGCTTGATAGAACATATTTAAAAAGCAAGTATCTTGGTACCTTACTTCTTGCTACCGGATTTGATGGTGACGGTGCCCTCTTTCCTTTGGCATTTGGTGTCATTGATGAGGAGAATGATGATAATTGGATGTGGTTTCTGTCTGAGCTTCACAACCTGCTTGAGATTAACACTGAAAACATGCCAAGGCTTACAATTCTGTCTAACAGACAGAAGGGAATTGTTGATGGCGTTGAAGCCAATTTTCCCACAGCGTTCCATGGATTTTGTATGCGTCACTTGAGTGACAGCTTTCGGAAGGAATTTAATAACACCTTGCTTGTTAATCTGTTATGGGAAGCAGCCAATGCACTTACTGTGATTGAATTCGAAGCAAAAGTTCTGGAGATCGAAGAGATATCACAAGATGCTGCATATTGGATTCGAAGAATTCCCCCCCGACTGTGGGCTACCGCATATTTTGAGGGGCAAAGGTTTGGTCATTTGACAGCTAATATTGTTGAATCTTTGAACACTTGGATATTGGAGGCATCCGGGCTTCCCATAATTCAAATGATGGAATGCATCAGAAGGCAGCTAATGACTTGGTTTAATGAACGGCGAGAGACCAGCATGCAGTGGACATCAATACTTGTACCTTCTGCTGAGAGACGTGTTGCAGATGCTCTTGAACATGCTCGTACATATCAGGTTCTTCGTGCAAACGAAGCTGAATTTGAAGTTATATCTCATGAAGGAACAAATATAGTTGATATTAGGAATCGTTGCTGTCTTTGTCGTGGTTGGCAGCTCTATGGTTTGCCCTGTGCGCATGCCGTGGCAGCACTTCTTTCCTGCAGGCAGAATGTCCACAGATTCACGGAGAGCTGTTTTACGGTTGCAACATACCGGAAGACATATTCCCAAACCATTCACCCAATTCCTGATAAGTCTCTGTGGAAGGAGTTGTCTGAAGGGGATCCCAATACAACCAATGTTCTTGAAGTTGTCATTAACCCTCCTAAATCACTCAGACCACCTGGACGACCAAGGAAGAAGCGAGTTCGTGCCGAGGACCGCGGCCGTGTCAAACGTGTGGTGCATTGTAGTCGTTGCAATCAAACAGGCCACTTTAGAACCACATGTGCAGCTCCCATCTGA